In Castanea sativa cultivar Marrone di Chiusa Pesio chromosome 6, ASM4071231v1, a single window of DNA contains:
- the LOC142639515 gene encoding uncharacterized protein LOC142639515, with product MQKYLKIVKQLSQYFDNLDFVQIPRAKNIEADFLARLASSDNYNATSELCVEIKGQPSTEGEQLLKIKEQDECMTPIINHLKQGWLLEDMMEARKIHIRVARFIIIDGVLYRRGYSLPYLRCASSKEANYVLREIHKGTCENHTGARSLARKALRVGYYWSTIQKDAYNIFKACDKC from the coding sequence ATGCAGAAGTATTTGAAGATCGTTAAACAACTCTCACAATATTTTGACAATCTAGACTTTGTACAAATCCCTCGAGCCAAAAATATAGAAGCTGACTTTCTAGCTAGATTGGCCTCGTCAGACAATTACAATGCGACCTCCGAACTATGTGTCGAGATAAAGGGGCAGCCGAGCACAGAAGGTGAACAACTTCTGAAGATAAAAGAACAAGACGAGTGCATGACTCCCATCATCAATCACTTGAAACAAGGATGGCTCCTTGAAGATATGATGGAAGCAAGGAAGATACATATTAGAGTAGCTCGCTTTATCATTATCGACGGTGTGCTATACAGACGAGGATACTCACTCCCATATCTAAGATGCGCTAGCTCAAAAGAAGCAAACTATGTGCTCCGCGAGATACATAAGGGAACCTGCGAAAATCACACTGGGGCAAGATCCTTAGCAAGAAAGGCGCTCAGAGTAGGATATTACTGGTCAACCATACAAAAAGATGCATATAACATCTTCAAAGCATGCGACAAGTGTTAA